In one Magallana gigas chromosome 7, xbMagGiga1.1, whole genome shotgun sequence genomic region, the following are encoded:
- the LOC105322548 gene encoding polycomb protein suz12 isoform X2 has product MLKTVTEQEKQKYSSKAEKSKSLNLKITGYICENESNDRVDVDVFLLQVCSKRRGGSMTSVSKTLLKTVSIPVNPTREGINEPLVITHECFNNGHILPIKPLILCLCVNTSPINGGTANGQCNGRTSSDDEQPSKKKRNGQYVPDDIERPIFSTEVVILDRNKKCHLSSGDYEFVLHEQGADFKNASWETVMNGKHVQAFEVFNFHPTLKCSIDWTVNGKVDGSTNSGVTDNHTQYLTEKHLMQVPLSSGTISKEEEQSTPKKRQRVFYQFLYNNSTRHQNEARDDLHCPWCAINCVHLYGLLKHLRLCHARFNFIYVPHPKGVRIDVTINERYDGSYAGNPQNLYSNVDIGYAFRRNGPVRRTPVTQVLVYRPKRPAQSFTEFMEAENDIQINRQFMQGHNRLYYHTLTSEVIRPQEIDVDSEEETDPLWLRQKTVNMIDEFTDVNEGEKELMKLWNLHVMKYNFIADCQIPEACYTFVNEHGEAMVKKNLAKNFLIHMVNLFDFSLIRPDVVHKTMRMLDEVEDCIQRS; this is encoded by the exons ATGCTTAAGACAGTCACAGAGCAAGAGAAGCAAAAGTATTCATCAAAAGCAGAAAA ATCAAAATCcctaaatttgaaaattactgGATACATTTGTGAAAATG AGAGTAATGACAGGGTTGATGTGGATGTGTTCCTTCTACAAGTATGTTCCAAGCGGCGAGGGGGATCAATGACCTCTGTGTCAAAGACCTTGCTGAAGACTGTCAGCATTCCAGTGAACCCCACGCGGGAGGGCATTAATGAGCCCTTGGTCATTACTCATGAGTGCTTCAATAACGGTCACATTTTACCAATCAAACCTCTCATTCTATGTCTCTGTGTAAACACGTCTCCAATCAATGGCGGGACGGCTAATGGGCAGTGCAATGGCAGAACCTCATCTGATG ATGAACAACCAAGTAAAAAGAAGAGAAATGGTCAGTATGTACCAGATGATATAGAGAGGCCTATTTTTAGCACAGAAGTTGTGATATTGGACAGGAACAAGAAATGTCACCTATCAAGTGGAGACTACGAGTTTGTTCTGCATGAACAAGGAGCCGACTTTAAAAACGCTTCCTGGGAGACAGTCATGAATGGCAAG CATGTCCAAGCCTTTGAGGTTTTTAACTTTCATCCCACTCTGAAGTGTTCAATAGACTGGACTGTCAATGGCAAGGTGGATGGTTCAACCAACTCAGGGGTCACCGATAATCATACCCAGTATCTCACAGAAAAGCATCTCATGCAAGTTCCCCTCAGCtcagggaccatctcaaaagaGGAGGAACAATCTACTCCAAAGAAAAGGCAGCGTGTATTTTATCAGTTTCTCTACAACAACAGTACCAGACATCAAAATGAGGCCAGGGATGACCTTCATTGTCCTTGGTGTGCTATCAACTGTGTCCATTTGTACGGCCTACTCAAGCATCTCAGGCTATGTCATGCtcgatttaattttatttatgtg CCACATCCCAAAGGTGTAAGGATTGACGTCACCATCAATGAACGTTATGATGGATCCTACGCTGGTAACCCTCAGAATCTCTACAGCAATGTTGATATTGGTTATGCATTTAGACGCAATGGGCCAGTCCGCAGAACGCCAGTCACACAAGTGCTTGTTTACAG ACCAAAGAGACCCGCACAGTCTTTCACCGAGTTTATGGAGGCAGAGAATGATATACAGATCAACAGACAATTCATGCAAGGCCATAACAG GTTATACTACCACACCTTGACCTCAGAAGTGATCAGACCACAGGAGATAGACGTGGATAGTGAGGAAGAAACAGACCCATTGTGGCTCAGGCAGAAAACTGTCAAT ATGATTGATGAGTTTACCGATGTTAATGAGGGAGAGAAAGAGTTGATGAAACTGTGGAATCTCCATGTCATGAAATACAA TTTCATTGCGGATTGCCAGATCCCCGAGGCCTGCTACACTTTTGTCAATGAGCATGGAGAAGCAATGGTCAAGAAAAACCTGGCCAAAAACTTCCTGATCCACATGGTTAATTTGTTTGACTTTAGCTTAATCCGGCCGGATGTCGTCCACAAGACGATGCGGATGTTGGATGAAGTGGAGGACTGCATCCAACGgtcttga
- the LOC136270356 gene encoding uncharacterized protein translates to MGDKISEEEGKKIIEAFEALKLKPKCDTPDDLKKWLEEKSQLGATAKIKTEQTDETTKQYMNFPRISTFSGSPRGETSYELWRYEIQCLLNEKVYRHDQILQAIRRSVKGEAANILMRLGPGATIDSIIQKMNSIYDTIDSCQRILGQFYSAQQEENESVSDWGCRLEQIINKAVMHGEVRHSQVDNMLRHAFWDGLRSDLKDISGYIHDKILSFDELRSELRAIEQDHERRKVNKGKKTGPTVMSVTHEEDEASGMDDIKGMLLKLTADVQQLKDDRLQQPQPPYHRNFFPRNNGARFQHPVAPRPQVPIQQQQFGQQQQSSFGGQQGNYFQARHQRPGRSSLGPNGLPICYRCGQEGHVQYGCRVRTDHVSRPLNYRGLASRGRR, encoded by the coding sequence ATGGGAGACAAAATTTCTGAGGAGGAAGGAAAGAAAATCATTGAAGCATTTGAAgctttgaaattaaaaccaaaatGCGATACACCAGACGATCTCAAGAAATGGCTGGAGGAGAAGTCGCAACTTGGAGCAACAGCGAAAATAAAAACTGAACAAACAGATGAGACAACCAAACAGTATATGAACTTTCCTAGGATTTCAACATTTTCTGGATCGCCGAGAGGAGAAACAAGTTACGAACTATGGCGCTACGAAATCCAATGTTTACTCAACGAGAAAGTATACAGACATGATCAGATTCTACAAGCCATCCGGAGATCAGTGAAAGGAGAAGCAGCCAACATCCTCATGAGACTCGGACCAGGAGCAACAATAGATAGCATCATTCAGAAAATGAACTCCATCTACGATACTATTGACAGTTGTCAAAGAATACTTGGACAATTCTATAGTGCTCAACAAGAGGAAAATGAAAGTGTTTCTGACTGGGGATGTAGACTTGAACAGATCATAAATAAAGCTGTGATGCATGGTGAAGTTCGACATTCTCAAGTTGACAATATGTTACGTCATGCATTCTGGGATGGACTTCGATCTGACTTGAAGGATATATCTGGATACATCCATGATAAAATTCTGTCATTTGATGAACTTAGATCAGAACTAAGAGCAATTGAACAGGACCATGAGAGAAGAAAAGTAAACAAAGGAAAGAAAACTGGACCAACCGTTATGAGTGTAACTCACGAAGAAGATGAAGCTTCCGGTATGGATGACATCAAAGGGATGCTACTCAAATTAACAGCTGATGTGCAACAACTGAAAGATGATCGTCTACAGCAACCTCAGCCTCCATATCATAGAAACTTCTTCCCTAGAAACAATGGAGCACGCTTTCAGCATCCAGTTGCACCTCGTCCACAAGTACCCATACAACAACAACAGTTtggacaacaacaacaaagttCATTCGGAGGTCAACAAGGAAATTACTTCCAAGCAAGACACCAAAGACCTGGACGAAGTTCATTGGGACCTAATGGACTACCCATATGTTATAGATGTGGACAGGAAGGACACGTTCAGTATGGATGTCGAGTGAGAACAGACCATGTCAGCAGACCGTTAAACTACAGAGGACTAGCATCGAGAGGCAGACGCTAG
- the LOC105322548 gene encoding polycomb protein suz12 isoform X1, which yields MKSKKRPRENTPVLDAQTEAVDREQFLKAFEKPTQIYRYLRTRHQISPIMLHRTLTYMKQRRSVSNSERKSFDVNSMLKTVTEQEKQKYSSKAEKSKSLNLKITGYICENESNDRVDVDVFLLQVCSKRRGGSMTSVSKTLLKTVSIPVNPTREGINEPLVITHECFNNGHILPIKPLILCLCVNTSPINGGTANGQCNGRTSSDDEQPSKKKRNGQYVPDDIERPIFSTEVVILDRNKKCHLSSGDYEFVLHEQGADFKNASWETVMNGKHVQAFEVFNFHPTLKCSIDWTVNGKVDGSTNSGVTDNHTQYLTEKHLMQVPLSSGTISKEEEQSTPKKRQRVFYQFLYNNSTRHQNEARDDLHCPWCAINCVHLYGLLKHLRLCHARFNFIYVPHPKGVRIDVTINERYDGSYAGNPQNLYSNVDIGYAFRRNGPVRRTPVTQVLVYRPKRPAQSFTEFMEAENDIQINRQFMQGHNRLYYHTLTSEVIRPQEIDVDSEEETDPLWLRQKTVNMIDEFTDVNEGEKELMKLWNLHVMKYNFIADCQIPEACYTFVNEHGEAMVKKNLAKNFLIHMVNLFDFSLIRPDVVHKTMRMLDEVEDCIQRS from the exons ATGAAATCGAAAAAGCGACCGAGGGAGAATACTCCCGTCCTGGACGCTCAGACTGAAGCAGTCGATCGGGAACAGTTCTTGAAGGCATttgaaa AGCCAACTCAGATTTATCGCTATTTAAGAACAAGGCATCAGATTTCA CCTATTATGCTTCACAGAACATTAACTTACATGAAACAAAGAAGATCTGTGAGCAATTCTGAAAG GAAAAGCTTTGATGTGAATTCAATGCTTAAGACAGTCACAGAGCAAGAGAAGCAAAAGTATTCATCAAAAGCAGAAAA ATCAAAATCcctaaatttgaaaattactgGATACATTTGTGAAAATG AGAGTAATGACAGGGTTGATGTGGATGTGTTCCTTCTACAAGTATGTTCCAAGCGGCGAGGGGGATCAATGACCTCTGTGTCAAAGACCTTGCTGAAGACTGTCAGCATTCCAGTGAACCCCACGCGGGAGGGCATTAATGAGCCCTTGGTCATTACTCATGAGTGCTTCAATAACGGTCACATTTTACCAATCAAACCTCTCATTCTATGTCTCTGTGTAAACACGTCTCCAATCAATGGCGGGACGGCTAATGGGCAGTGCAATGGCAGAACCTCATCTGATG ATGAACAACCAAGTAAAAAGAAGAGAAATGGTCAGTATGTACCAGATGATATAGAGAGGCCTATTTTTAGCACAGAAGTTGTGATATTGGACAGGAACAAGAAATGTCACCTATCAAGTGGAGACTACGAGTTTGTTCTGCATGAACAAGGAGCCGACTTTAAAAACGCTTCCTGGGAGACAGTCATGAATGGCAAG CATGTCCAAGCCTTTGAGGTTTTTAACTTTCATCCCACTCTGAAGTGTTCAATAGACTGGACTGTCAATGGCAAGGTGGATGGTTCAACCAACTCAGGGGTCACCGATAATCATACCCAGTATCTCACAGAAAAGCATCTCATGCAAGTTCCCCTCAGCtcagggaccatctcaaaagaGGAGGAACAATCTACTCCAAAGAAAAGGCAGCGTGTATTTTATCAGTTTCTCTACAACAACAGTACCAGACATCAAAATGAGGCCAGGGATGACCTTCATTGTCCTTGGTGTGCTATCAACTGTGTCCATTTGTACGGCCTACTCAAGCATCTCAGGCTATGTCATGCtcgatttaattttatttatgtg CCACATCCCAAAGGTGTAAGGATTGACGTCACCATCAATGAACGTTATGATGGATCCTACGCTGGTAACCCTCAGAATCTCTACAGCAATGTTGATATTGGTTATGCATTTAGACGCAATGGGCCAGTCCGCAGAACGCCAGTCACACAAGTGCTTGTTTACAG ACCAAAGAGACCCGCACAGTCTTTCACCGAGTTTATGGAGGCAGAGAATGATATACAGATCAACAGACAATTCATGCAAGGCCATAACAG GTTATACTACCACACCTTGACCTCAGAAGTGATCAGACCACAGGAGATAGACGTGGATAGTGAGGAAGAAACAGACCCATTGTGGCTCAGGCAGAAAACTGTCAAT ATGATTGATGAGTTTACCGATGTTAATGAGGGAGAGAAAGAGTTGATGAAACTGTGGAATCTCCATGTCATGAAATACAA TTTCATTGCGGATTGCCAGATCCCCGAGGCCTGCTACACTTTTGTCAATGAGCATGGAGAAGCAATGGTCAAGAAAAACCTGGCCAAAAACTTCCTGATCCACATGGTTAATTTGTTTGACTTTAGCTTAATCCGGCCGGATGTCGTCCACAAGACGATGCGGATGTTGGATGAAGTGGAGGACTGCATCCAACGgtcttga
- the LOC105322547 gene encoding phospholipase B-like 1 encodes MIERSLRVLLLLQFLYFATGEYNYGTVTCKNQACKYKPNVLDFKATACGTYNDTLTQTGWGILDIVGGQGDDADLDVMYGAGYLEGVFTAERIWQHYQNVQDFFFRKRDADILKKLKIWFDQQNSWMRNMIIKNKSDPMWRHVGLIMAQFDGLVAGYKSVAKMDLDVFAFQVLNGVGDLLDLLSVIDPASSADWTQMTHSQVLSYVQDRGMCSALIKVLGAYEDVFMSHSSWFVYQATMRIYKHYNFNVSDPATSSKRTSFSSYPGFLESLDDFYQMSSNMVMLQTTNNVFNKKLYNFVKPQSLFAWQRVRVANMMANGGEEWSKIMTRYNSGTYNNQYMVIDLKKIHLKSAIEDGALWVVEQIPSLVEAGDMTPILRTGYWPSYNVPYFEKVYNMSGYPEVVAKMGTDFSYQLAPRAKIFRRDEGKVVDLDTMKHIMRYNDFKNDPYSEGNSCNTICCRGDLRDADPKPSGCYDTKVSDYKMALNFEADIINGPTRGTGLPPFSWTSEFNQTHMGLPTTYNFDFLRTSPKFKTP; translated from the exons ATGATTGAAAGAAGTTTAAGAGTTTTGCTTTTATTACAATTTCTTTACTTTGCCACAG GTGAATACAATTATGGAACCGTAACATGTAAAAATCAAGCATGTAAATATAAGCCGAATGTTTTGGACTTTAAGGCGACAGCGTGCGGCACTTACAATGACACGCTGACACAGACAGGGTGGGGGATCCTGGACATTGTAGGGGGACAGGGAGATGATGCTGACCTAGATGTTATGTATGGTGCAGGCTATCTGGAAGGAGTTTTCACTGCAGA GAGAATTTGGCAACATTACCAAAATGTCCaggattttttctttagaaaaaggGATGCAGATATATTGAAGAAACTTAAGATTTGGTTTGATCAACAGAACTCTTGGATGAGAAATatgatcataaaaaataaaagtgatcCAATGTGGCGACATGTGGGACTTATCATGGCCCAGTTTGATGGTCTTGTAGCGGGCTATAAGTCTGTAGCAAAAATG GATCTGGATGTATTTGCTTTCCAAGTCCTGAATGGTGTAGGAGACCTGCTTGACTTGCTCAGCGTGATTGACCCAGCCTCGAGTGCAGACTGGACTCAAATGACTCACAGCCAAGTACTGTCATATGTACAGGACAGAGGCATGTGCTCAGCGCTCATCAAG GTGCTTGGTGCTTATGAAGATGTTTTTATGTCCCATTCAAGCTGGTTTGTGTATCAAGCCACTATGAGAATATACAAGCATTACAACTTTAATGTCAGTGATCCTGCAACCTCATCTAAACGAACCTCATTCTCAAGCTATCCGG GATTTTTGGAGTCCTTGGATGATTTTTATCAGATGAGCAGTAACATGGTTATGCTGCAGACTACAAACAACGTCTTCAACAAAAAGCTGTACAACTTTGTCAAGCCGCAGTCGCTGTTTGCCTGGCAGCGTGTTCGTGTGGCCAACATGATGGCTAACGGAGGAGAGGAATGGTCCAAGATCATGACTAGATATAACTCAG GTACCTATAACAACCAGTATATGGTTATTGATCTGAAGAAAATTCATCTGAAATCAGCCATTGAGGATGGTGCATTATGGGTAGTCGAACAGATTCCTTCCCTTGTAGAGGCTGGTGATATGACTCCCATTCTAAGAACAG GCTACTGGCCTTCATATAATGTCCCTTACTTTGAAAAAGTCTACAACATGAGTGGTTACCCTGAGGTAGTAGCCAAGATGGGGACAGATTTCTCCTACCAACTCGCACCGAGGGCCAAGATTTTTCGACGTGACGAGGGCAAAGTAGTGGATCTTGACACCATGAAGCACATCATGAGATATAATG ATTTCAAGAACGATCCATATTCTGAGGGAAATTCCTGTAACACCATCTGTTGCCGTGGAGATCTAAGAGATGCCGACCCCAAACCAAGTGGTTGCTATGACACCAAG GTCTCTGACTACAAAATGGCATTAAACTTTGAAGCGGACATTATTAATGGCCCAACTCGTGGAACAGGATTACCTCCCTTCTCTTGGACATCCGAATTCAACCAAACCCACATGGGCTTACCGACAACTTATAATTTCGACTTTTTGAGAACATCTCCTAAATTCAAAACACCTTGA